DNA from Mesorhizobium sp. B2-1-1:
CACCTGCGTGGCGATATGAACTATGCCTGGCCGACGGCGCAGATCGCCGTGATGGGCGCCAGGGGCGCGGTCGAGATCATCTATCGCAAGGACATCGGAGACGCCGAAAAGATCGCTGCCCATACAAAGACTTACGAAGACCGCTTCCTGTCACCCTTCGTCGCCGCCGAGCGCGGCTATGTCGACGAGGTGATCATGCCGCATTCGACCCGCCGCCGCATTGCCCGCGCGCTGCGGATGCTGCGCAACAAGGACATGCAGAACCCCTGGAAAAAGCACGACAACATTCCGCTGTGAGCTGAATGTCGAGCCGGTCAGCGCGCGCCGCGAGCCGCCACCAGTTCGTGCAACGCCGGCACCAGCGCCAGCGGCAAGTCCTCGGCGATCAGCCCCGGCCCGAACCGGCTGCCGGCCTCGGCATGGATCCACACCGCCGCGCACGCCGCCTCGAAGGCCGGCATGCCTTGCGCCAGGAAGCCGGCCACGAGGCCCGATAACACATCGCCCGAGCCGGCGGTTGCCAACCACGGCGCACCATTGGAGTTTATCGCAGCCCTGCCATCGGGAGCAGCGATTACGGTGTCGGCGCCCTTATAGACGATCACGGCATTGGCACGGGTGGCGGCCATACGAGCCCTGCCCAACTTGGACGAAACGGCGCCACCCGCGATGTCAGCAAACAGCCTGGCGAACTCGCCTTCATGCGGCGTCATCACCAGCGACGGCGCGCCCGGCTGGCGCGAGGCTTCGAACAGGGCATCCGGCTTCTCGCGAAACGAGGTGATCGCGTCGGCGTCGAACACCAGACCATCGACCGAGGCGGAAACGTTCCGCTGCTGGCCAGCGGCAAGCAGCGTGAGAGCAAAATTCCGCGTTCTTTCACCGACACCGAAGCCAGGGCCCAGCACAAGAGCGGAGGGCCGGCGTTCGCCGATGAAGGCGTCGATGTCGGCGCTGTCATTTGCTTTGCGCAGCATGATCGAGGTCAGATACGCGGCATTCACCTGCATGGCGTTCGCCGGGGATAGGACCGTCACCGCTCCTGCCCCGATACGGGCCGCGGCAAGCGCCGCAAGCCGCGCCGCGCCGGTGGCATTCGGGCCACCGGAAAAGACGCCGACATGGCCGCGCTTGTACTTGTGCGTATCGACACCCGGAATCGGAAAAACGTCGAGCCAAAGCGCCGGCGTGTTCTCGAACGCCTGGGGTCGAATCCGCGCAATGACACCGTCGGTGATGCCGATATCGGCCAGCACGACCTCCCCGCACAGCTTGCGCCCGGGGAGCAGAAGATGGCCAGGCTTTTTGCGTGCGAAGGTGACGGTGACCCCAGCGCGAAAAGCCTGGCCGAGCACTTGGCCGCTGCCTCCGGAAACGCCTGATGGCAGATCGACCGCGACGACCGGCAAGGCCAGGCTTGCCACAATGCCAACCGTTCTCGCCGCTTCACCGGACAGCGGTTTGGACAGCCCTGCTCCGTAAAGAGCGTCGACGACGACAGCGCCGGCTTCGGCCGCGAAATTCGCCAGCGGCCGAGGTTTGACCGGGCATTCACCGGCGGCGAGCGCGGCATCGCTGCCCGGCTTCGGCGTGCCCGACGCCCACACCACCGTGTCGACACCAGCGGTTGCCAGGCAGCGGGCCACGACATAGCCATCGCCGCCATTGTTGCCGGGACCGCAAAGCACATGGACCCGCTTCGCCGCCGGATAGCGCCTGAAAATTTCGGCCGCGACGGCTTCGCCTGCACGGCGCATCAGGCCGATGCCGTCGATTGCGCCGGCGGCAATCGTCAACCGATCCGCCTCGCTCATCTCCTCGGGAGAAAGAAGTTCGTTGCTCATGGATTGCCGATCCGCATTCGATCAAGCATTGTCCAGTTTTCGGCTCGACGCAAACGCAGAGGAGTTGGCGCGGTCCCAGCCAAGCTGAGCAATGCCTACCAAATAAACAATACGCCTAAATATCGGGCAGACATAAACACCGACGCCGCGTAGGTTTGCAGCCATCCGTCGCGCGCTGGATGCAGTGAACGATGCGAATTTGCATCTTCGTGCGGCATGGTTCTGGAATCGAATGACACCGCTTGAAATCCCGCCAATTGGCACAATTCGTGCTTGATGGAGGCGCAAGCGGGGGCTCACAACCCGTTTTTTTGGCAGTGGAGGCCACTTTTTACATGAAAAAGATCGAAGCGATCATCAAGCCATTCAAGCTGGACGAAGTGAAGGAAGCGCTTCAGGAGGCCGGACTGCAAGGCATCACCGTGACGGAGGCCAAGGGTTTTGGACGCCAGAAGGGCCACACCGAGCTTTATCGCGGCGCCGAATATGTCGTCGACTTCCTGCCCAAGGTGAAGATCGAAGTCGTGCTCGGCGACGATGCGGTCGAAGGCGCCATCGAAGCCATCCGCAAGGCGGCCCAGACCGGGCGCATCGGCGACGGCAAGATCTTCGTCTCCAACATCGAGGAAGTCGTGCGCATCCGCACCGGCGAAACCGGCATGGATGCCGTCTGACGCCTCGCCCATCTTCCGAAACGTCATTATTAAAAAACGTCACACAGGGATACATGACATGACGACAGCCAAAGACATCATGAAGCAGATCAAGGACAACGATGTGAAATTCGTTGACCTGCGCTTCACCGACCCGAAGGGCAAGCTGCAGCACGTGACGATGGATGTCATCGAGGTCGAGGAAGACATGTTCGCCGATGGCGTGATGTTCGATGGTTCTTCGATCGCCGGCTGGAAGGCGATCAACGAGTCCGACATGGTGCTGATGCCCGATCCTGAAACGGTCCATATGGATCCGTTTTTCGCTCAGTCGACCATGGTCATCCTGTGCGACATCCTCGATCCGGTTTCGGGCGAATCCTATAACCGCGACCCGCGCGGCACTGCCAAGAAGGCCGAGGCCTACATGAAGTCGGAAGGCATCGGCGACACCATCTATGTCGGCCCGGAAGCCGAGTTCTTCGTCTTCGATGACGTCAAGTACAAAGCCGATCCCTACAACACCGGCTTCAGGCTCGATTCCACCGAACTGCCGTCCAATGACGACACCGACTACGAAACCGGCAATCTCGGCCACCGTCCGCGCGTCAAGGGCGGTTATTTCCCGGTGCCGCCGATCGATTCGGCGCAGGACATGCGCTCCGAGATGCTGACCGTGCTCGCCGAGATGGGCGTGCGGGTCGAGAAGCATCACCACGAAGTGGCCGCGGCCCAGCACGAACTCGGCATCAAGTTCGACACGCTGGTCCGCAACGCCGACAAGATGCTGATCTACAAATATGTCGTGCATCAGGTCGCCAATGCCTACGGCAAGACCGCCACCTTCATGCCGAAGCCGATCTTCGGCGACAACGGCTCGGGTATGCATGTCCACCAGTCGATCTGGAAAGGCGGCAAGCCGACCTTCGCCGGCAACGAGTATGCCGGTCTCTCGGAAAGCTGCCTGTTCTATATCGGCGGCATCATCAAGCACGCCAAGGCTATCAACGCCTTCACCAACCCCCTGACCAACTCCTACAAGCGTCTGGTGCCGGGCTACGAGGCGCCGGTGCTGCTCGCCTATTCGGCGCGCAACCGCTCGGCGTCCTGCCGTATCCCGTTCGGCTCGTCGCCAAAGTCGAAGCGCGTCGAGGTCCGCTTCCCCGATCCGGGTGCGAACCCCTATCTCGCCTTTGCCGCCATGCTGATGGCCGGCCTCGACGGGATCAAGAACAAGATTCATCCCGGCCAGCCGATGGACAAGGATCTCTACGATTTGCCGCCGAAGGAGCTGAAGAAGATCCCGACCGTCTGCGGCTCGCTGCGTGAAGCGCTCCAGAGCCTCGACAAGGACCGCGGCTTCCTGAAGGCCGGCGGCGTCTTCGACGACGACCAGATCGACAGCTACATCGAGTTGAAGATGGCCGAGGTGATGCGCTTCGAAATGACACCGCATCCCGTCGAATATGACATGTACTATTCGGTCTGATTTTTGATCTCCCTGGACCCGGCGCAACCCGGATCCAGCGGCTTCAATTCAGCCTGCAAATGCGGGGCCGGAAGATGAACCTCTTCCGGCCCCTTTGTTTGCACACATCGAGGCTTCCATTCAGCCAAATCCGCGGACACCGACGCGTTCGATCGGATGCTGCCCGATCCAGCGACTGGAAAGGCGCACCGGCTGCTGAGGTTCCGTCGGCTGGTCACGTCACACGTGTCGATTGCGCTGAGGCACAGACCGGCTTGAGCCAGCCAAGCTGGGCGGCCAGGCGATCCGGCATGCGCTTTTTGCAAGTAAAGGGATAAGCCAGGAGCGAGCGGCACACTGCCTCAGGCTGCAATGCCCGCTCGTCCGGCGCCCCCGCCAATGCTGTCGTTCAAGAAACCCCGCCCCGTTCGAACAGCACCGCTTGGCGTATCCCCCAATGCCTGCGAATACGCATGTTGCGCCGCAGCCTGTCAATGTCGCCTGCCGGGCGTCGAGACGGTCGATTTTGGTGTATGAACAGGGGCTTATGAAAGGATCGGTCGACAGGCATTCTTGCCGGAATGGCCGGATTTCCGGGCTTTTTCGAGGATTTCGAAGCCTGCGGCCCGGCGCCAAGGTATGCTTTCGTCAGCCCAAAGCCGCCTTGTCGGGATGGGTTTGAGCCGCCCTTTTTAACCTGACTTTTTTTGGGGGAATTTGCTTTGCCAAGCCAGGAGCCAGGAAGACGAGGAGCGGAGAACGGAAACAGCGGCATGCGATAGTGCCCGCCATCGTCACACGAAAAAGCCCCGGCAACTCCCGCCGGGGCTCGCGTCATGGTTGTCGGGATCTTGAGGCCCGACGTGAAATATCAAGCAGCGGCCGAAACCGATGCGCCGGTCGAAACCTGCGAGATCGTCTTCAGGACCTGGGAAGCGATCTGGTAGGGGTCGCCCTGCGAGTTCGGGCGGCGGTCTTCCAGATAACCCTTGTAGTCATTCTTGACGAACGAATGCGGCACGCGGATCGAGGCGCCGCGGTCGGCGATACCATAGCTGAACTTGTTCCAGGGCGCCGTCTCGTGCTTGCCGGTCAGACGCTTGTCGTTGTCCGGGCCGTACACGGCGATATGGTCCATCAGGTTCTTTTCGAACTGCGCCATCAGGGCCTCGAAATAACCCTTGCCGCCGACTTCGCGCATATATTTGGTCGAGAAGTTGCAATGCATGCCCGAGCCGTTCCAATCGGTGTCGCCGAGCGGCTTGCAGTGGAACTCGATATCTATGCCGTACTTTTCGGTGAGGCGCTGGAGCAGGTAGCGGGCCATCCACATCTGATCGGCGGCCTTCTTGGAGCCCTTGCCGAAAATCTGGAATTCCCACTGGCCTTTGGCCACTTCGGCGTTGATGCCTTCATGGTTGATACCCGCGGCAAGGCAGAGGTCGAGATGCTCTTCGACGATCTGGCGCGCGATGCTGCCGACGTTCGAATAGCCGACGCCGGTGTAGTACGGGCCCTGCGGGGCGGGATAACCGCTCTCGGGGAAACCGAGCGGACGGCCATCCTTGTAGAAGAAGTACTCCTGCTCGAAACCGAACCAGGCATCCTCGTCGTCGAGAATGGTCGCGCGGCTGTTGGACACGTGCGGCGTGACGCCATCGGGCATCATGACTTCGCACATGACGAGAACGCCGTTGGTGCGGGCCGGATCGGGATAAAGCGCGACCGGCTTCAACACGCAATCGGAGCTTCGGCCCTCGGCCTGCATGGTGGACGAGCCGTCGAAGCCCCACAGCGGCAGCTGGTCGAGCTTCGGGAACTCGGCATAATCCTTGATCTGGGTCTTGCCGCGAAGATTGGGGGCCGGGGTGTATCCGTCGAGCCAGATATACTCGAGCTTGTATTTGGTCATTCTAGAGCCTCTCGTTGTGCTTGACCACCGCACGCGGTGTCGACGCATGGCCGGAGCAAGCCGACCTGCCGACTGGTAAAAAGCAATTCATATGCCACTCTGGCATCGACCGGTGCGACAAAATGGTCGTAAGATTCCCGTGAATTCGCTGCACCGCCCCAGCAATGCGCCGGGATCGATCAGACGCAGAGATTGCGCAAATAATAGGCAATAACTGATCTTTTCATAAGCATATTGCCTAAATGAATCGCAGAACCTATTTTGAGGAAAAGCTGAATCAACTGACCCTCGGAGAAGAAAGGAGACCGCCAATGGAAGTCACCCTCGCCCGTCCGTCGGCAAAGATCCTGATGTTCCCGCTTGCAGGCCGCGTATCTGCCTCAAATTTAGGCGCGAAGGCCAAGTTCGCGGCAGAGCTTGCCTCGCTGCGTAACACGCATGCCGATTTCGATGGCTGGTATCACGAGGCCGCTGTCGAGGAAGAAAACCAGCAGCCGAAGAGCTGAACGCATCTTCAGCCTCGATATGAAAACCCGGCGCGATCGCTCGCGCCGGGTTTTCTCATGCATGTGGATCCGACCCGTTACTGCTTGGTCTCCAGGTTCGTGCCCAGCGTATCCTTGACGAAGATCATGCCGATGACGAGCGACATCGCCGCGATTATCACGGGATACCAGAGGCCATAATAGATGTCGCCCCTGTAGGCACTGAGCGCGAACACCGTCGCCGGCAGCAACCCGCCGAACCAGCCATTGCCGATATGGTAGGGCAGCGACATGCCGGTGTAGCGGATGCGGGTCGGGAACATCTCGACCAGGATGGCCGCGATCGGACCGTAGACCATGGTCACGAACAGGACGAGGACGAACAGGATGGCGATCGTCATAGGCCAGTTCACGGCCGCAGGGTCGGCGAACATGGCGAAGGCACCGCCGCCGGGTATGTTGTAGACGGTGACCTCAGGCGCACCGGCAGCCTCGTCGGCGGTCAAAAGCTTGTCCTTGATAGCCTGATCGGTAGGAACCGTCGCCTTCTCGCCGGCGCGGATGGCGGCGGCGTCGAGCTTCAGTTCGGGATTGGCAGCGACAAACGCGTCGAGCTTCTGGTCCGGTATCTTGATCGCAGCACGCTTCAGCGGATATCCGCCGTCCTGCAGCGACATGTTGACGGCCTTGACGAAGGCGGCCTCCTTGGCCTTGGCCTGGTCGCCCGCGGCGACAGCATCGTAGGATGCCACCGTTTCATTGCCGATCTTGACCGAAGCAGCCGTACCGGGTGCCGCCGTGGAAACGACGTCATAGGGCACCGAGTTCTTGGTCAGGAACGAGGTCGCGATGTCGCAAGACGTCGTGAACTTGGCGGTGCCCACCGGATTGAACTGGAACCTGCAGTCGCCGGGTGCCGCGGTCACCGTCGCGCGGGTGCTCTGCTGTGCCTCGGCAAGGGCCGGATTGGCGGCCCACGTCAATGCCTTGAACAGCGGGAAGGTGCAGACGATCGCCAGTGCGAGCCCGGCCATGATGATCGGTTTGCGGCCGATCTTGTCGGAGAGCCAGCCGAACACGACGAAGAAGATGGAGCCCAGCGCAAGCGCGATGGCGATCATGATGTTGACCGACTGTGCGTCCAGCTTCAACACGTTCTGGAGGAAGAACAGGGCGTAGAACTGGCCGTTATACCAGACCACGGCCTGGCCAGCCGTAAGGCCGAGCAGTGCCAGCAGCGCGATCTTGGCGTTCTTCCACTGGCCGAAGGCTTCCGAGAGCGGTGCCTTGGAACCCTTGCCCTCTTCCTTCATGCGCTGGAAGGTGGGGGATTCGGAAAG
Protein-coding regions in this window:
- a CDS encoding NAD(P)H-hydrate dehydratase — its product is MSNELLSPEEMSEADRLTIAAGAIDGIGLMRRAGEAVAAEIFRRYPAAKRVHVLCGPGNNGGDGYVVARCLATAGVDTVVWASGTPKPGSDAALAAGECPVKPRPLANFAAEAGAVVVDALYGAGLSKPLSGEAARTVGIVASLALPVVAVDLPSGVSGGSGQVLGQAFRAGVTVTFARKKPGHLLLPGRKLCGEVVLADIGITDGVIARIRPQAFENTPALWLDVFPIPGVDTHKYKRGHVGVFSGGPNATGAARLAALAAARIGAGAVTVLSPANAMQVNAAYLTSIMLRKANDSADIDAFIGERRPSALVLGPGFGVGERTRNFALTLLAAGQQRNVSASVDGLVFDADAITSFREKPDALFEASRQPGAPSLVMTPHEGEFARLFADIAGGAVSSKLGRARMAATRANAVIVYKGADTVIAAPDGRAAINSNGAPWLATAGSGDVLSGLVAGFLAQGMPAFEAACAAVWIHAEAGSRFGPGLIAEDLPLALVPALHELVAARGAR
- a CDS encoding P-II family nitrogen regulator, which produces MKKIEAIIKPFKLDEVKEALQEAGLQGITVTEAKGFGRQKGHTELYRGAEYVVDFLPKVKIEVVLGDDAVEGAIEAIRKAAQTGRIGDGKIFVSNIEEVVRIRTGETGMDAV
- the glnA gene encoding type I glutamate--ammonia ligase, whose protein sequence is MTTAKDIMKQIKDNDVKFVDLRFTDPKGKLQHVTMDVIEVEEDMFADGVMFDGSSIAGWKAINESDMVLMPDPETVHMDPFFAQSTMVILCDILDPVSGESYNRDPRGTAKKAEAYMKSEGIGDTIYVGPEAEFFVFDDVKYKADPYNTGFRLDSTELPSNDDTDYETGNLGHRPRVKGGYFPVPPIDSAQDMRSEMLTVLAEMGVRVEKHHHEVAAAQHELGIKFDTLVRNADKMLIYKYVVHQVANAYGKTATFMPKPIFGDNGSGMHVHQSIWKGGKPTFAGNEYAGLSESCLFYIGGIIKHAKAINAFTNPLTNSYKRLVPGYEAPVLLAYSARNRSASCRIPFGSSPKSKRVEVRFPDPGANPYLAFAAMLMAGLDGIKNKIHPGQPMDKDLYDLPPKELKKIPTVCGSLREALQSLDKDRGFLKAGGVFDDDQIDSYIELKMAEVMRFEMTPHPVEYDMYYSV
- a CDS encoding glutamine synthetase beta-grasp domain-containing protein; protein product: MTKYKLEYIWLDGYTPAPNLRGKTQIKDYAEFPKLDQLPLWGFDGSSTMQAEGRSSDCVLKPVALYPDPARTNGVLVMCEVMMPDGVTPHVSNSRATILDDEDAWFGFEQEYFFYKDGRPLGFPESGYPAPQGPYYTGVGYSNVGSIARQIVEEHLDLCLAAGINHEGINAEVAKGQWEFQIFGKGSKKAADQMWMARYLLQRLTEKYGIDIEFHCKPLGDTDWNGSGMHCNFSTKYMREVGGKGYFEALMAQFEKNLMDHIAVYGPDNDKRLTGKHETAPWNKFSYGIADRGASIRVPHSFVKNDYKGYLEDRRPNSQGDPYQIASQVLKTISQVSTGASVSAAA
- a CDS encoding DUF2735 domain-containing protein — translated: MEVTLARPSAKILMFPLAGRVSASNLGAKAKFAAELASLRNTHADFDGWYHEAAVEEENQQPKS
- a CDS encoding MFS transporter; the protein is MAIASTASGKSRGMTREEKKVIFASSLGTVFEWYDFYLYGSLAAFIGSTFFSPTIPEATRNIFALLAFAAGFLVRPFGALLFGRIGDLVGRKYTFLVTMTIMGLSTFLVGLLPGYASLGIAAPVILIILRMLQGLALGGEYGGAATYVAEHAPDDRRGYYTSWIQTTATLGLFLSLIVILIVQGSMSKETYAAWGWRVPFIVSFLLLGISIWIRLSLSESPTFQRMKEEGKGSKAPLSEAFGQWKNAKIALLALLGLTAGQAVVWYNGQFYALFFLQNVLKLDAQSVNIMIAIALALGSIFFVVFGWLSDKIGRKPIIMAGLALAIVCTFPLFKALTWAANPALAEAQQSTRATVTAAPGDCRFQFNPVGTAKFTTSCDIATSFLTKNSVPYDVVSTAAPGTAASVKIGNETVASYDAVAAGDQAKAKEAAFVKAVNMSLQDGGYPLKRAAIKIPDQKLDAFVAANPELKLDAAAIRAGEKATVPTDQAIKDKLLTADEAAGAPEVTVYNIPGGGAFAMFADPAAVNWPMTIAILFVLVLFVTMVYGPIAAILVEMFPTRIRYTGMSLPYHIGNGWFGGLLPATVFALSAYRGDIYYGLWYPVIIAAMSLVIGMIFVKDTLGTNLETKQ